A genomic segment from Acidobacteriota bacterium encodes:
- a CDS encoding GNAT family N-acetyltransferase, producing the protein MATAPLTTSEIQLIPLVDADFAQLDLLFDEQCQEWFDLLGWNYTNASQLIRQVVRDRDLSGYVAMSGNAAIGFIYYVIESNRCSIGEIFITREWRGLGVDKRLAEAVLTYLEKFPRIRRIESQSLSIENQASHDFLTGYGFTRLDRNYMSIALDNYQPLKMFRADSNPSVVHPAPDIFIRAWRDEDFNASVKVIQSSYKDTVDSRINNQYCTEEGCADLLAVLTQHVWCGDFLPHIARVAIDQKSNKILGLLTASRIADGRGHISQISVRPEYQGLRIGRRMIESALKEFAVLNFKTVSLAVTAVNKNALHLYESCGFQTVHSFPVFYLDR; encoded by the coding sequence ATGGCAACCGCCCCGCTGACAACTTCAGAGATTCAACTCATCCCGCTTGTCGATGCCGATTTCGCTCAACTTGACCTGCTCTTTGATGAACAGTGTCAGGAATGGTTCGATTTGCTGGGCTGGAATTATACCAACGCCAGTCAGTTGATTCGTCAGGTGGTGCGCGACAGGGATTTATCGGGTTATGTTGCGATGTCGGGCAACGCCGCAATCGGCTTTATCTACTACGTTATTGAAAGCAATCGCTGTTCGATTGGCGAAATTTTTATTACCAGAGAATGGCGTGGGCTGGGCGTTGATAAACGTTTAGCCGAAGCGGTGCTCACTTACCTTGAAAAATTTCCGCGTATCCGTCGCATCGAAAGCCAGAGTTTGAGCATTGAAAATCAAGCGTCGCATGACTTTTTAACCGGTTATGGTTTCACCCGGCTTGATAGAAATTACATGTCAATTGCGCTCGACAATTATCAACCGCTTAAAATGTTTCGCGCCGATTCCAACCCTTCAGTTGTGCATCCTGCGCCCGATATTTTCATACGAGCGTGGCGCGATGAAGATTTCAACGCCTCTGTTAAAGTAATTCAAAGTTCTTACAAAGACACGGTTGACAGTCGAATCAACAATCAATACTGCACCGAGGAAGGTTGCGCGGATTTGCTGGCGGTCTTAACTCAGCACGTCTGGTGCGGCGATTTTCTGCCGCACATTGCGCGGGTCGCGATTGACCAGAAGAGCAATAAAATTCTGGGACTGCTGACGGCTTCAAGAATTGCCGACGGGCGCGGACACATCAGTCAAATTTCCGTGCGTCCCGAATATCAAGGCTTGCGCATCGGCAGACGCATGATTGAATCGGCGCTCAAAGAATTTGCGGTTCTCAATTTCAAGACGGTGTCGCTTGCCGTGACGGCTGTCAATAAAAACGCTTTGCACCTCTACGAGTCCTGCGGCTTTCAAACCGTCCACAGCTTTCCGGTTTTTTATCTCGACAGATAG